From the genome of Pseudomonas bubulae:
ATGCCGGGAAAATCCCCACTTCAGGCATCTTGATCCCGGCTTCGCGGGACAGTTGTTCAACGGTTTGCATCAACCATTGTTCATGACGAGTACGAGGTTGTGTAATCACCTGGGTGCTGGTGCTCATCTTCGCCATCCATTTGGATATGAATAGCGAGAACAGAGACCCTGCAAAACCAAAGACCGCACAGAACACCAACAGCTGACTGAGGTTCAGATCAACCCCGTTGGCCGCCATGAACCCGTCAAAGCCGAACAGGCTCAGGGTGATGCTGGCAATCAGCACGACCGCCAGGTTAGTGGCCAAAAACAGCAGAATGCGCATCATGGTTGTATGAATCTCCTCGTCTTAAGGGTGTTGCCGTATGCGGGGTATATAAGGTGCTGCCACAGGCTATTCAACCAGGTGACTATTTCAAACTGTGTCCTGCAGCCTGATTTTAGTAGTTTGCTGGGAATTTCCTAATATGAAGGAGCGTTTTTTTTGGCCAAAAGTTCCACTGAGCGCCAGTAAATAAAGGGCTTTATGGTTTTCATGAGGCTATTGAAGGCGGGGGAGGTCCGTAAAGACGCAGAATGAAGAATGTTTCATCAGACACATGTTGTGCGACTTTTGATTGGTCGCACAACATGTTCAGAAACTACTGACGATAAGTCTTCAGAAAGTTACCGATCCGGCCAATGGCCATGTCCAGCTCGTCGACACGAGGCAGGGTCACGACGCGGAAGTGATCCGGCCACGGCCAGTTGAAGGCGGTGCCTTGTACCACCAGCAGTTTTTCCGAGAGCAGGAGGTCCAGCACGAATTTCTCGTCGTTGAGGATCGGGCACACTTTCGGGTCGATACGCGGGAACGCATACAACGCCCCCATCGGTTTCACGCAACTGACACCGGGGATCGCGTTGAGCAGTTCCCAAGTGCGGTTCCGTTGCTCAAGGAGGCGTCCGTTGGGCAGTACCAGATCATTGATGCTCTGGTAGCCGCCCAATGCGGTTTGAATGGCGTGCTGGCTGGGCACGTTGGCGCACAGGCGCATGTTGGCCAGCATGTCGATGCCTTCGATATAGCCCTGAGCGTTTTGCTTGGGCCCGGAGATGGCAATCCAGCCCGAACGGAAACCCGCAACCCGGTACGACTTGGACAGGCCGTTGAAGGTCAGGCACAACACGTCAGGGGCCAGTGAAGCGGTGCAGATATGCACCGCGTCGTCGTAGAGGATCTTGTCGTAGATCTCGTCCGAGAACACCACCAGATTGTGCTGGCGGGCAATCTCGAGCATGCCCAGCAGGACTTCCTTGGAGTACACCGCACCCGTCGGGTTGTTCGGGTTGATGATGACCATGGCTTTGGTGTTTGGAGTGATCCTGGCTTTTATGTCCTCAAGATCAGGCCACCAGTTGGCTTGCTCGTCGCACAGGTAGTGCACCGGATGGCCGCCAGCCAACGTCACGGCAGCGGTCCACAGTGGGTAGTCCGGTGCTGGTACGAGAACTTCGTCGCCATTGTTGAGCAGCGCCTGCAGCGACATCACGATCAGCTCGGACACGCCGTTGCCCAGGTAGATGTCTTCGATGCCGACACCTTCCACCTGCTTTTGCTGGTAGTACTGCATGACTGCCTTGCGGGCGCTGAACAGGCCTTTGGAGTCGCTGTAGCCCTGGGCTGTCGGCAGGTTGCGGATCACGTCCTGGAGGATTTCGTCCGGCGCTTCAAAACCAAAAGGTGCCGGGTTGCCGATGTTCAGCTTGAGGATGCGATGGCCTTCCTCCTCCAGTCGTTTGGCGTGCTTGAGCACCGGGCCGCGAATGTCATAACAGACGTTGGCGAGCTTGTTTGATTTGCTGACCTGCATGGCGATGTGATCCCGAAAATGAACGATCCAGGCGATGTGATGACCACTGCACTGGGAAATTCTGTGTTTGCACACAGT
Proteins encoded in this window:
- a CDS encoding pyridoxal phosphate-dependent aminotransferase, with the protein product MQVSKSNKLANVCYDIRGPVLKHAKRLEEEGHRILKLNIGNPAPFGFEAPDEILQDVIRNLPTAQGYSDSKGLFSARKAVMQYYQQKQVEGVGIEDIYLGNGVSELIVMSLQALLNNGDEVLVPAPDYPLWTAAVTLAGGHPVHYLCDEQANWWPDLEDIKARITPNTKAMVIINPNNPTGAVYSKEVLLGMLEIARQHNLVVFSDEIYDKILYDDAVHICTASLAPDVLCLTFNGLSKSYRVAGFRSGWIAISGPKQNAQGYIEGIDMLANMRLCANVPSQHAIQTALGGYQSINDLVLPNGRLLEQRNRTWELLNAIPGVSCVKPMGALYAFPRIDPKVCPILNDEKFVLDLLLSEKLLVVQGTAFNWPWPDHFRVVTLPRVDELDMAIGRIGNFLKTYRQ